Sequence from the Actinocatenispora sera genome:
GATCGACCAAGATCTGCTGTCGTCAGCAAGGGCTTCTTCATGTTGTTTTACCGTGCCGCGCTGCCGTTGTCATCTCAGACCCTGACCTTCGTGTCTGGACTCATCCGCCGCCATCGTCGGCAACTCGGCTCGCGGTGGCGGGCGCTGGATGCGGGGCAACAGGCGCTGCTGGTGCTGGTGTATCTGCGCAAAGGTGAACCGTTCACGCAGGTCGGGGCGGGTTTCGAGGTGTCCACAGCCACCTGCTGGCGCTACGTCAACGAGACGGTGGAGCTGCTGGCCGACCGGGCACCGAAGCTGCAGGCGGCGCTGAAGACCGCGAGGCGGGCCGGCATGGCCTACGTGATCATCGACGGAACCCTGGTCCCGATCGATCGGGTGGCCGCCGACCGGCCGTTCTACTCCGGCAAGCACCGGATGCACGGGATGAACCTGCAGGTGATCTCGGCACCCGACGGGGCCATCCTGTGGGTGTCGGGTGCGTTGCCCGGCAGCGTGCACGACACCGCCGCCGCCCGCATCTGGAACATTCTCGCCGCGCTACGCCAGGCCGGGCTGATCGCCCTGGGCGACAAGGGCTATCACGGGATCGGCGAGCCGGTGATCACTCCGTACAAGGGCAAGGGTAAACCCGAGTCTCAGAAAGCTGCCAACCGGGCGCACGCGAGGCTGCGTGGCCCCGGCGAACGCGCCAACGCCCAGCTCAAAACCTGGCGCATCCTGCGCAAGCTACGCTCCAGCCCCCACCGCGCCGGCCGACTCGCCAAAGCCATCCACGTCCTTCAAGACCACGAACTCGCAGCAGGATGAAAAAGGCTCAGTATGTCCAATTGCAGTCGCATGCCGGCTAAAGGTTGTCCCGTAATGATCTTGATGGGTTGACGCGGAAGGACTTCACGGCCGCGTCGGGCCGGTCATACGACCATGGTCAGGTTGCGCATCAACGCGATACCGGCGGCGGCGTACCAGACGCCTCGTTGTTTGCGGCGGCAGTCGCGGAGGATCTTCCAGGACTTCATGTGGGCGAAGCAGTGCTCGACGCGGGCGCGGATACGGCGGTGGACGGTGTTGAGGTCCTGTTTCCACTGCGGCAGCGGCGGTTCACCCTCGCGCGGCTTGCGGTAGGGCATGATTACCTCCGGGTTGCCCTGGTAGCCGCCGTCGGCCATTACCGCCGCGCCGGCGCACTGTTGGTCGACGCCGGAGTCGGTGTAGGCGCGGCAGTCGTTGCGGTTGCCGGGCAACGGATCTCCGACCGCGACGGTCAGGCGGGTGTTGGCGTCGATGGCCACTTGCAGGTTGGTGGAGTACCGGTAGTTCTTCGACCGGGCCGACATGTTCCGGTCGTGGGTGGGCACCAGCGTGCCGTCCACGATCAGGACCGTGTCGGGTCGGTGCCGGCGGCTCTGGGGCTCCAGTACCAGGTGTGGGGCCAGGTGATCGACGATGCGCCCGGCGGCCGACTTCGATACTCCGAACAGCGGCGCGATCTGCCGCAGCGTCAGGTTGGTGCGGTAGTAGGTGGCCACCAACAACACCCGGTCGGCCAGCGACAGACCCCACCGGCGGCCAGCGCCGGTCTGCTGTCCGCCGCGACCAGCCACGATGGCCACCAGCTTGCCGAACTGCCGGGCTGACAGGCCGGTGAACACCGGGATCCACTGCGGCTGATCGGACCTGATCGTCTGCTCCACACCAAGGTCAACGACCGAGCGGACCAACGATTACGGGACAACCTTTAGGTGTCTATGGGCCGCATGGACGTCTTTTACCACCGATTCGGGCCCTGTTTGGGTTTGATCGAAGTCACTGACCCAACTTGTCCGCACCCAACGTTGGGAAAGGCGCGAGGTCGGAGGGCCGCCGGGACACGACCCGCAACGACTCCACTCTCCCGCCAGGGTCTCGACGCGCCATAGCTAACTCATGTTTTTGGATGGGAAGTGACGGGAACCGAGGGCAACCAGAAGGTTCGATGGTTGGCTAACGTCACAGGTGGGGACGGGTAACGGGAAGCAGTGGGCAACGCTGAGAGTGAGGATCCGGAAACCGGCAGGTCTTAGTAGAGGCCGCAGACTGCTCGGGCGAGCCGTACTTCTTGTGTCGTGTTGGAGACACTGAGTGCACTCGGTGTCCTGTTTGGTCGATAGGGTCCGGTCCATGAAGGGGATCGGGAAGTACTGGGGTTACCTTGTGTTGCTTCTGCTGATCACGGCGTGGTGGACGTCTGCGGTCGGTCCGTTGGCCCTAGTCGTGCTGTCGGTGCTGGTCATGGTGTTCTTTCTGTTCAGGGCGCCGGTGTTCTGCTGTGCGGTAACCCGAGATGGAACGCTGTGCCGGAACAACTCGCGCGGCTTGTTGTTGGGGTGCAGCTATCGGCAGCACAAGCTGCAGAAGCTCAAGATGACGGTCATCCCGCACCAGTGGCGTGCGCTGAACCGGGGGCTGTGGGTGTCTCCCAAGGAGGGGCTCGCCACCCTGGTGTCGGTCGGCGGACTCGTGTCGACCGTGACGAGCTTGGTCATGTTGGCGGCCAGCTGACGATGCCTGTGCCCGCGTGGAGTGCCGAGCGCCGCCGCGAGCGAAGGCCCGCGGGCCAGACGTACAGCAGGGAAGTACAGCAACGAGCCCAGCCAGACGCGACCTGATCATGGCACTACAAGCCGCTGACCAGCGGTGGAGACTGCATCGGACCTCACTGCTTGTAACTGACACGGAAGAGGTCACAGGTTCAATCCCTGTACCGCGCACCAGCAGGCGAACGGCCCGCGACCAGGATCTGGTCGCGGGCCGTTTCTTCGTGCTCGGGCGGTTTGTGCTCGGGGCGGGACGGGGGTTGCGCGGGACCATAGACTGCGCTCACTCGTATATTTCCAACATGTTGGAAGGTGAGCGTTGAAAACTAGTTGCCCCGACCCGGGGCTGACCTCCTCGCCGCGCACCCGGACCCTGCGGTGGCTGCGGCGCCTCGCCGTCGCGGCGGTCGCCGCGGCCATCCTTCCGATCTCCGCCGCCGGCGCGGCCGACGCGTCGGACGCGCCGGCCGGCACTCCGCCGGGCTCGATCGCGGCGGCACCGTACTACTACTTCGACTCGTACAACCGGCCCGATCCGGTGGACATCATGCGGCGCACCGGGATCCGGTGGTTCACGCTGGCGTTCGTGGTCGCGCCGGACGCGACGACCTGTGCACCGCAGTGGGACGGCGGCGGCTCCTTCGACCCCGGTTCGGCGCAGAGCAGGGCGATCGCCGCGATCCGCGCCGCGGGCGGGGACGTGATCCCGTCCCTGGGCGGTGGGGGCGTGTACAAGCTGGGCCAGGCGTGCGACTCCACCGAGGCCCTGGCCGCCGCGTACCAGCAGGTGGTGGATGCGTACGAGCTCAAGGCGGTGGACCTCGACATCGAAGGCGCCGAGTTTGCCGACCCGGCGGCGCGGCAGCGCAACGTCGCCGCGCTCAAGCTGCTCCAGGACCGCAACCCCGGCCTGAAGGTGTACCTGACGGTGCCGGTGTTCGACACCGGGTTCAGCGGCAACGGCATCGCGCTGGTCGACGACGCCAAGGCGGTGAACCTGGACGTGACCGCGTGGGCGGGGATGGCGTTCTGGTTCGGCAAGGGCGCCATCGACATGGGCGATGCGTCGATCCGGGCGATGAACGGCATGCAGACGGTCGTTCGCGACGTGTACGGGATGAGCGACCGCGAAGCGTACCGGCACGTCGGGTTGTCGAGCCTCGCCGGCGTCAACGAGGACCCGGGCGAGGTCATCACGCTGCAGGACTTCCGCCAGGTGCTCGGCTATGCCCACCGACACCAGATCGGGCGCCTGACGTTCTGGAACGTCAACCGCGACCGGCAGTGCCAGGCGGACGGGTCCGACCTGCCGGACACGTGCAGCGGCGTGCAACAGTCGCCGTACGAGTACACCGGGATGGTCGCCCGGTACCGCCAACCGGCGGCGTGAGCGGTCGCGACGGTGGTTGCAGCGCCGCGACGCTTCGGCTCCGGCTGGGTCGGGCGTCGCGGCGGACACCCGATCGGGCGGGACCGATCGGCCCCGTGCACCGGCCGCTCGGTGGGTGGACGGGGCCGGTTCACGCGCGGAGCATGTGAACCATCGGTAAGGCGGTGGTTGCGATGCGTATGATGCTGCGGTTCGAGGTCGACACCGAGGCGGGCAACGAGCTCCTCCGGTCGGGCGAGATGCAGAAGGGCATGGAACGGATGCTGGGGATGCTGAAGCCGGAGGCGGCCTACTTCTTTCCGGTCAACGGCTGTCGCGGCGGGTTCCTCGTCTTCGACCTGGCAGACCCGTCGCAACTGGTGACGCTGACCGAACCGTTGTGGACGATGCTGCACGCTCGCATCGAGGTGACGCCGGCGATGAGCCTCGACGACCTGACGTCCGGGCTGAGCTCGCTGGCTGCGTCGTAGCCGGCGCCCGGATCCCGGTCTCAGTGCAGGATGCGGTCGGCGAGGCGGGTGGCCTGGTCGGCGTCGAACCCGCCGGCGATCTGCAGCTCGCCGCCGGTGATCGGCTCGGCGACAACCGGTGCGGCCACCACCTCGTCGCGCACCACGATGGCGAGCTGGTTCCCGGGCGGTGAGGCGGTCGCGATCCTCCTCGTCAGGTCGGCGAACCGCGTCGTGTCGGCGGACCGCAGCGAGATCTGGATCAGCACGCCGCCGCCGTACGAGTTCGGCGCCAGCGTCAGGTCGCGCACCGCGCTGAGGCTCATCCCGGAGCCGAGCCGGTAGCAGAGCGTCTTCCCGCTCGTGTCCTTGCCCGGCAGGTCGTCACCCTTGCAGGGCGCGGGATGCGAGGCACGGACCGGCCGCAGCCCGACGAAGTGGTCGAGCGTGCGCGCCCCGCTGTGGTCGCCGACGCCGATCGGGCCGTCGCCGGACGAGCGCCGGGCGAGCACCACGGCCGTGATCGTGCCGCCGACCACCACGACGACACCCAGCACGAGCACCAGGATCAACCAGGCCGGGATGCGGCGTCGGGCGGTCGGGTCCGGCGGTGTGAAGGCGGGTACGCCGTCCGACTGCTGGGGCTGCATGCGGCGAGCGTACCGATCGCTGCCAACCTCACCGCCCGGACGACGGGTCGGCGTGCTGGCCGTGCAGCAGCCCGGTGGACTGACCGACCTCGATCAGGTAGCCGTCCGGATCCCGCAGGTAGCAGCGGATCTCGGCGCCGCGGTCCAGCGGCGGCGTGACGAAGGTGGCCCCCTTCGCGCTCCACCCGGTGTGGCACGCGTGGATGTCGGCGACTCGCAGGTTCAAAAAGATCGACGTGGTGTCGCCCGGCTCGTAGTCGACCACCGAGATCCCCGGCTTGTCCGGCGTGGGCGGCCCGCCGGGGTTCATGATGATCCACGAGTTGGACAGCTGGACGATGCACGGGTTCTCCGCCATCACCACGGTGCCGCCGAGGATCCGCGAGTAGAAGTCGCGGGAGCGCTCGACGTCGCGCACGGTGAGAAACAGCGAGACGAGCAGTCCCTCGGCCGGCGCCGGAATCCTGGCGCCGCCGGTCATGACTCCTCCCGGTCGTCGCCGAGGGTGAGCAGGTCGGTCAGCGCGTACGTCGCGCCCGCCGCCGGCAGGTTCGGCCGCCAGCCCGGTTCCAGGCTCAGGTAGCTTGCCGGATCGGCGCGCAGCAGGCCGATCAGCACCTCCGCCACGATCCGCCCGCCCACCGGGCCCAACCGGTCGCCGTCGCCGCGGTGCTGCGCCTCCTTGAGCACGTAGTACCAGAGGGGGGTGTCGTGCGGCCAGTCGTGGCCCCGCTCGTCGGCCGTCAGCGGCGCGGCGCCGAGCAGCCGGGCGACCGCTTCGCCGCTGGGTAGCCCGGTCGTCTCGCCGCGGATCAGGTCGCGGACCGCGAGCGAGCGGTAGTCGTCGGTCGCCAGCTCGCCGGTGACCTGCTCGGGCAGGCCGATCAGGCTGGTGGCGAGCCGACCGTCGAGCCGCTTCGCCCGCTGCGCCGGCGGCCGGCCGGGCAGGTCGAAGACCTGTGCGAAGTCGAGCCGGCGGTCGGCCCGCAGCGGTCCGAAGCCGGTGAGGTCGGGAAACAGCGGTACCGCCGGTCCGTCGGCGACGAGCCGGTAGCTGTGCCGGATCTGGCCGTGCCCGTACCGGTAGGCGGCGTCGGCGAACTCCAGCGGGATGTACCCGTGTCCGGGCTCGGGTGCGAACCACCGGCCGCCCTCGGCGAGTACCTGCTCGACCAGCTCGGCGCCGACCAGCCGGGGCAGGAAGTCGTGCACCACGATCCACTGGTAGTGCCAGGTCAGCGCGACCCGCGCGGCGTCGACCAGGTCGGCCTCGGCGACCCCGGCGGT
This genomic interval carries:
- a CDS encoding SecDF P1 head subdomain-containing protein, yielding MQPQQSDGVPAFTPPDPTARRRIPAWLILVLVLGVVVVVGGTITAVVLARRSSGDGPIGVGDHSGARTLDHFVGLRPVRASHPAPCKGDDLPGKDTSGKTLCYRLGSGMSLSAVRDLTLAPNSYGGGVLIQISLRSADTTRFADLTRRIATASPPGNQLAIVVRDEVVAAPVVAEPITGGELQIAGGFDADQATRLADRILH
- a CDS encoding VOC family protein, producing the protein MTGGARIPAPAEGLLVSLFLTVRDVERSRDFYSRILGGTVVMAENPCIVQLSNSWIIMNPGGPPTPDKPGISVVDYEPGDTTSIFLNLRVADIHACHTGWSAKGATFVTPPLDRGAEIRCYLRDPDGYLIEVGQSTGLLHGQHADPSSGR
- a CDS encoding chitinase, translated to MKTSCPDPGLTSSPRTRTLRWLRRLAVAAVAAAILPISAAGAADASDAPAGTPPGSIAAAPYYYFDSYNRPDPVDIMRRTGIRWFTLAFVVAPDATTCAPQWDGGGSFDPGSAQSRAIAAIRAAGGDVIPSLGGGGVYKLGQACDSTEALAAAYQQVVDAYELKAVDLDIEGAEFADPAARQRNVAALKLLQDRNPGLKVYLTVPVFDTGFSGNGIALVDDAKAVNLDVTAWAGMAFWFGKGAIDMGDASIRAMNGMQTVVRDVYGMSDREAYRHVGLSSLAGVNEDPGEVITLQDFRQVLGYAHRHQIGRLTFWNVNRDRQCQADGSDLPDTCSGVQQSPYEYTGMVARYRQPAA
- a CDS encoding transposase, which produces MEQTIRSDQPQWIPVFTGLSARQFGKLVAIVAGRGGQQTGAGRRWGLSLADRVLLVATYYRTNLTLRQIAPLFGVSKSAAGRIVDHLAPHLVLEPQSRRHRPDTVLIVDGTLVPTHDRNMSARSKNYRYSTNLQVAIDANTRLTVAVGDPLPGNRNDCRAYTDSGVDQQCAGAAVMADGGYQGNPEVIMPYRKPREGEPPLPQWKQDLNTVHRRIRARVEHCFAHMKSWKILRDCRRKQRGVWYAAAGIALMRNLTMVV
- a CDS encoding DUF3303 family protein gives rise to the protein MRMMLRFEVDTEAGNELLRSGEMQKGMERMLGMLKPEAAYFFPVNGCRGGFLVFDLADPSQLVTLTEPLWTMLHARIEVTPAMSLDDLTSGLSSLAAS
- a CDS encoding IS5/IS1182 family transposase, whose translation is MLFYRAALPLSSQTLTFVSGLIRRHRRQLGSRWRALDAGQQALLVLVYLRKGEPFTQVGAGFEVSTATCWRYVNETVELLADRAPKLQAALKTARRAGMAYVIIDGTLVPIDRVAADRPFYSGKHRMHGMNLQVISAPDGAILWVSGALPGSVHDTAAARIWNILAALRQAGLIALGDKGYHGIGEPVITPYKGKGKPESQKAANRAHARLRGPGERANAQLKTWRILRKLRSSPHRAGRLAKAIHVLQDHELAAG